The genomic segment GCACCACGATCCGACCCAGGGGTGGGTGCTGCTGTTCGCCGTGCTCGTGCTCGGCGGGCTGCTGACGTCGCTGTTCATCCCGCGCCGGCGCGTGTGGGTGAAGGCGGCGTCGAAGGCCGACGGCGCGGTGCACGTCGAGTACGCGGGGCTGGCGCGGGGCGACGATCCGCGGCTCGTGGAGGCCGTGGCGGCGCTGGCGGCCCGGCATGCTTCCGGATTCCCCGCGGCGTCGTCTGCTGACTCCTCCGCCGGTTCCTCTGTCGACCCCTCCTCCACATCCGCGGGTTCCGAGGATTCGTCCTCAGCTGCGGTTCCTCCCTCTTCCCCGACCGATCCGAAGGCTTAGGCTCTAGCTGTGACGACGCAAACCCTCGACGAGATCTCCGTCATCCTCATCTACTCGGCCATGGCCGTGTATGCGCTGGCCTTCGTGGCCTTCGCGCTCGACCTGGCCCGGCGGTCGTCGACCGTGCGCAAGGCGACCGAGGGCGCAGAGGCGAAGGTTCCGGCTGCGGTGGGGGTTGCGGGTTCCTCTGCAGCACCGGGTTCCGGTGGAGTCGGTTCCGCTGAGTCGGGCCTCGTGTCGCTCGCCGGAGTCGACGGTGCGGGCAAACGATCGGTGGCTCTGCGACTCGGGGTGTCGTTCACGATCCTGGCGTGGGTCATCCAGCTCGCCGGCGTGATTCTCCGTGGCATCGCGGCAGCGCGGGTGCCGTGGGCGAACATGTACGAGTTCTCGATCACCGGAACCCTGTTGATCGTGGCGGTGTTCTTGGTGCTTCTGATCCGTGAAGACCTGCGCTTCCTCGGCACCTTCGTGACCGGTCTGGTGCTGGTGCTGCTCGGCATCTCCACGGTCAACTACTACGTGAGCGTCTCGCCGCTGCCGCCGGCATTGCAGTCGGCCTGGCTCGTCATCCACGTGCTGGTGGCCATCCTGGGCACGGCGTTCTTCTCGCTCGGCGGTGCGCTGTCGGTCATCCAGCTTCTCCAGACCAAGGGCGACTCGGTGTCGAGGATCGCGTCGGCGCTGCGGTTGCGGTTCCTGAAGACGCTGCCCGACTCCGAGACGCTGGAGCGCCTCGCCTACCGGGTGAACATCGTCGGCTTCGTGCTCTGGACCTTCACGCTCATCGCCGGCGCCATCTGGGCCGAACGGGCCTGGGGTCGCTACTGGGGTTGGGACACGAAGGAAGTCTGGACCTTCATCATCTGGGTCATCTACGCCGGTTACATCCACGCGCGGGCGACCCGCGGATGGCGCGGCTCACGCTCGGCGTGGCTCGCGATCGTGGGTTTCGCGGCGGTGCTGTTCAACTTCGGTGTCGTGAACGTCTTCTTCAAGGGGCTGCACGTCTACTCGGGCCTCTAGGCCGTCGCCGGATCAGACGACAGGCGTCAGAGAAGCGACGTGGGTTCTGGGTCGACGAGGTCGGATGCCGCAGCGGCGGCCAGGAGGGCGTGGCACCGGGCGAGGCGGGCGCGCCACCAGTCGGTGCGCTCTGCGGAAGCCTGGTAGCGCGCCAGGAGGTCGGAGTCGACCTCGGGGCGGCGCACCGGGATGCGACCGCCGCGCGGCACGAGGCTCTGTGCCGGTGCCACGACGTCGCCCTCGAAGAGGTCGACCGTCGCGAGGCCGCAGTCGTAGTCGAGCGACGGCAGGGCAGCGGCCAGCTGAGCACCCATCGCGATGCCCACCGAGCTCTCGAGTGCCGATGACACCACGGCCGGAAGTCCAGCTTCCCGCACGATCGCGAGGGCGCGACTCACTCCGCCGAGCGGTTGCGCCTTGACGATGAGGATGTCGGCGGCGCCGGCCCGCGCCACCGCGAGCGGGTCACTCGCCTTGCGCACGCTCTCGTCGGCCGCGATGGGGATGCCCATGTAGGCCACCCGTGACCGGATCTCGGCGAGCTCCTCGATACTCGCGCAGGGCTGCTCCACGTATTCGAGGTCGAACTCGCAGAGCCGGTGGATGGCGTGCTCCGCCTCGTCGACGTTCCACGCGGCGTTCGCGTCGATCCGGATGCGCCCCTCGGCACCCAGCACCGCGCGAGCCGCGCGCACACGGGCCACATCGTCGTCGAGCGTCTGTCCGCGTTCGGCCACCTTCACCTTCACGGTGCGGCAGCCGTCGTAGTGCGCCAGCACCCGTTCGACCTCGTCGGCCGGCACCGCCGGAAGGGTCGCGTTGACCATGATCTCGGTGCGCCCCGCCGGGGAGGGGGCCGATGGTGCCCAGCCGAAGTCGATGGCGCCGCGCAGCCACGCGGCGGCCTCCGCATCCTCGTATTCGGGGAAGGGCGAGAACTCCGTCCAGCCCTCCGGCCCTTCGAACACCGCGATCTCGCGCACTGTCTGCCCGCGGAACCGGGTGTGCAGCGGTATCGCGACCACCCGCACGCGATCGAGGATCTCATCGAGCCCGGGCAGCGTCACGGCGTCGTCGACTATCACTCCACAAGTGTCGACCCGCGAGCACTTATCCACAATTCTCCCGTCGCCCGGGCCCGGATGCGCTCACCGCGTAACCTTGCAGCATGACCGATCGCACCGCTGTCTCCGACATCTTCGACCCCGCCGAATGGGTCGTCGCGCCCGGCTCCGAGAGCTTCACCGACATCACGTACCACCTCGACAAGGAGGGGCGGGTGGCGCGAATCGCGTTCGACCGACCCGAGGTGCGCAACGCCTTCCGACCGAAGACGGTCGACGAGCTGTACGCGGCGCTCGACGACGCGCGCCAGAACCCGCGCGTGGGCGTGG from the Herbiconiux aconitum genome contains:
- the ccsB gene encoding c-type cytochrome biogenesis protein CcsB, whose product is MTTQTLDEISVILIYSAMAVYALAFVAFALDLARRSSTVRKATEGAEAKVPAAVGVAGSSAAPGSGGVGSAESGLVSLAGVDGAGKRSVALRLGVSFTILAWVIQLAGVILRGIAAARVPWANMYEFSITGTLLIVAVFLVLLIREDLRFLGTFVTGLVLVLLGISTVNYYVSVSPLPPALQSAWLVIHVLVAILGTAFFSLGGALSVIQLLQTKGDSVSRIASALRLRFLKTLPDSETLERLAYRVNIVGFVLWTFTLIAGAIWAERAWGRYWGWDTKEVWTFIIWVIYAGYIHARATRGWRGSRSAWLAIVGFAAVLFNFGVVNVFFKGLHVYSGL
- a CDS encoding o-succinylbenzoate synthase, whose amino-acid sequence is MTLPGLDEILDRVRVVAIPLHTRFRGQTVREIAVFEGPEGWTEFSPFPEYEDAEAAAWLRGAIDFGWAPSAPSPAGRTEIMVNATLPAVPADEVERVLAHYDGCRTVKVKVAERGQTLDDDVARVRAARAVLGAEGRIRIDANAAWNVDEAEHAIHRLCEFDLEYVEQPCASIEELAEIRSRVAYMGIPIAADESVRKASDPLAVARAGAADILIVKAQPLGGVSRALAIVREAGLPAVVSSALESSVGIAMGAQLAAALPSLDYDCGLATVDLFEGDVVAPAQSLVPRGGRIPVRRPEVDSDLLARYQASAERTDWWRARLARCHALLAAAAASDLVDPEPTSLL